In Pyrus communis chromosome 1, drPyrComm1.1, whole genome shotgun sequence, the following are encoded in one genomic region:
- the LOC137715400 gene encoding pectinesterase inhibitor 3-like codes for MRLLLSLLPFLVLFCSLYSASATRKHHPASNIVRSSCRHATYPKICLRTLSNYAGPAKTPCDLAQAAVNVSLARARRVSGFLAQLSASFKGTKLQRSAIGDCVDLMSSSVDELSETLAELHHLRKETFRFQMSNAQTWLSAALTDDETCLDGIQEANVKAKAADVKRKITNAARVTSNALYLINRLDKSRRRPRSGP; via the coding sequence ATGCGTCTCctactctctcttctccctttcCTCGTCCTCTTCTGCTCGCTGTACTCCGCCTCCGCCACACGGAAACACCACCCAGCATCAAATATTGTCCGTTCATCATGTCGCCACGCCACTTACCCCAAAATCTGCCTCCGCACTCTATCCAACTACGCCGGCCCCGCCAAGACCCCCTGCGACCTCGCCCAGGCCGCCGTGAACGTTAGCCTCGCCCGCGCACGCCGCGTCTCCGGCTTCCTCGCCCAGCTCTCCGCCTCCTTCAAGGGGACGAAGCTGCAGCGCTCGGCGATCGGCGACTGCGTGGACCTGATGTCGTCGTCGGTGGACGAGCTGAGCGAGACGCTCGCCGAGCTGCACCACCTCCGGAAGGAGACGTTTCGGTTCCAGATGAGCAATGCCCAGACGTGGCTGAGCGCGGCCCTGACGGATGACGAGACGTGTCTCGATGGGATTCAGGAGGCGAATGTGAAGGCCAAGGCCGCGGATGTGAAGCGGAAGATTACGAATGCGGCTAGGGTTACGAGCAACGCGCTGTACCTGATCAATCGCCTCGACAAGAGCCGCAGACGGCCCAGATCTGGACCTTGA